From a single Sinorhizobium sp. RAC02 genomic region:
- a CDS encoding FAD-dependent oxidoreductase, with amino-acid sequence MSKPIPSKARAVIIGGGVSGCSVAYHLAKLGWTDVVLLERKQLTSGTTWHAAGLIGQLRASQNMTRLAKYSADLYTKLEAETGIGTGMRQCGSMTVALTEERKEEIYRQASLARAFDIDVREITVDEVKAMYPHLNTADVKAAVHLPLDGQCDPANIAMALAKGARQNGATVIENVKVTSVVTKDGRVTGVTCEQNGETFTIETDNVVNAAGMWGRTLADMSGVTLPLHACEHFYIVTEPIPNLQRLPVLRVPDECTYYKEDAGKMLIGAFELKAKPWGMDGISEDFCFDQLPEDFDHFQPILENAINRMPMLETAGIHTFFNGPESFTPDDRYYLGEAPELKGYWVAAGYNSIGIVSSGGAGMALAQWMNDGEAPFDLWEVDIRRAQPFQKNRAYLKDRVSETLGLLYADHFPYRQMATARGVRRSPLHEHLKARGAVFGEVAGWERANWFANEGQEREYRYSWKRQNWFENQKQEHLAVRNGVGLFDMTSFGKIRVEGRDALAFLQRLCANQMDVAPGRIVYTQMLNNHGGIESDLTVTRLSETAFFLVVPGATLQRDLAWLRKHLKDEFVVITDVTAAESVLCVMGPKARDLMQKVSPNDFSNAAHPFASARQIEIGMGLARAHRVTYVGELGWELYVSTDQTAHVFEALEEAGADVGLKLCGLHTLDSCRIEKAFRHFGHDITDEDHVLEAGLGFAVRTKKGDFIGRDAVLRKEEEGLKRRMVQFKLADPEPLLFHNEALVRDGKIVSTITSGNYGHHLGGAIGLGYVPCEGQSEADVLASSYEVEIAGVRVKAEASLAPMYDPKSERVRA; translated from the coding sequence ATGAGCAAGCCCATTCCCTCCAAGGCGAGAGCCGTCATCATCGGCGGCGGCGTGTCCGGCTGTTCGGTCGCCTACCACCTCGCCAAGCTCGGCTGGACGGATGTGGTGCTCCTGGAGCGCAAGCAGCTCACATCAGGCACCACCTGGCATGCGGCGGGCCTGATCGGCCAGCTGCGCGCCTCGCAGAACATGACGCGCCTCGCGAAGTATTCCGCCGACCTCTACACTAAGCTCGAAGCCGAGACCGGTATCGGCACCGGCATGCGCCAGTGCGGCTCGATGACCGTGGCGCTGACCGAAGAGCGCAAGGAGGAAATCTACCGCCAGGCCTCGCTCGCCCGCGCCTTCGACATCGACGTGCGCGAAATCACCGTTGACGAGGTGAAGGCGATGTATCCGCACCTCAACACGGCGGATGTGAAGGCCGCCGTGCATCTGCCGCTCGACGGGCAATGCGACCCGGCGAACATCGCGATGGCCTTGGCAAAGGGCGCGCGGCAGAACGGTGCGACCGTCATCGAGAACGTCAAGGTCACCTCCGTCGTCACCAAGGACGGTCGCGTGACGGGCGTCACCTGCGAGCAGAACGGCGAAACGTTTACGATCGAGACCGACAACGTCGTCAACGCCGCCGGCATGTGGGGGCGTACGCTGGCCGACATGTCGGGCGTGACGCTGCCGCTGCATGCTTGCGAGCATTTCTACATCGTCACTGAGCCGATCCCGAACCTGCAACGGCTACCGGTTCTGCGTGTGCCGGACGAGTGCACCTATTACAAGGAGGATGCCGGCAAGATGCTGATCGGCGCCTTCGAGCTGAAGGCCAAGCCCTGGGGCATGGACGGCATCAGCGAGGATTTCTGCTTCGATCAGCTGCCGGAAGATTTCGATCACTTCCAGCCGATCCTTGAAAACGCCATCAACCGCATGCCGATGCTGGAAACTGCCGGCATCCACACCTTCTTCAACGGCCCGGAGAGCTTTACGCCGGACGATCGCTACTATCTCGGCGAGGCACCGGAACTGAAGGGTTATTGGGTCGCCGCCGGCTACAATTCCATCGGCATCGTCTCCTCCGGCGGCGCTGGCATGGCGCTGGCGCAATGGATGAACGACGGTGAGGCGCCGTTCGATCTCTGGGAGGTCGATATCCGCCGTGCCCAGCCGTTCCAGAAGAACCGCGCCTATCTCAAGGACCGCGTGTCGGAAACACTTGGCCTGCTCTACGCCGACCATTTCCCCTATCGCCAGATGGCGACGGCCCGCGGCGTGCGCCGCTCGCCGCTGCATGAGCACCTGAAGGCGCGTGGCGCGGTGTTTGGCGAAGTGGCGGGCTGGGAGCGCGCCAACTGGTTCGCCAACGAGGGACAGGAGCGGGAATACCGTTACAGCTGGAAGCGGCAGAACTGGTTCGAGAACCAGAAGCAGGAACACCTTGCCGTCCGCAATGGCGTCGGCCTGTTCGACATGACCTCCTTCGGCAAGATCCGCGTTGAGGGTCGCGATGCGCTCGCCTTCCTGCAACGCCTCTGCGCCAACCAGATGGACGTCGCCCCCGGCCGCATCGTCTATACCCAGATGCTGAACAACCACGGCGGCATCGAGAGCGACCTGACGGTGACGCGCCTTTCGGAAACCGCCTTCTTCCTCGTGGTGCCGGGCGCGACGTTGCAGCGCGACCTTGCCTGGCTGCGTAAGCATCTGAAGGACGAGTTCGTCGTCATCACCGATGTCACGGCGGCCGAAAGCGTGCTCTGCGTCATGGGTCCGAAAGCACGCGACCTCATGCAGAAGGTGAGCCCGAACGATTTTTCCAATGCGGCGCATCCTTTCGCGTCAGCGCGGCAGATCGAGATCGGCATGGGCCTCGCCCGCGCCCACCGCGTCACCTATGTCGGTGAACTCGGCTGGGAACTCTATGTCTCCACCGACCAGACGGCGCATGTCTTCGAGGCACTGGAGGAAGCCGGCGCCGATGTCGGCCTGAAACTCTGCGGCCTGCACACGCTGGATAGCTGCCGCATCGAAAAGGCCTTCCGCCATTTCGGCCATGATATTACCGACGAGGACCATGTGCTCGAAGCCGGTCTCGGCTTTGCGGTGCGTACCAAGAAGGGCGATTTCATCGGTCGTGATGCGGTGCTGCGCAAAGAAGAAGAGGGGCTGAAGCGCCGTATGGTGCAGTTCAAGCTTGCCGATCCAGAACCGCTGCTCTTCCACAACGAGGCTTTGGTGCGCGACGGAAAAATCGTCTCGACCATCACATCGGGCAACTACGGCCACCATCTCGGCGGCGCCATCGGCTTGGGCTACGTGCCGTGCGAGGGCCAGAGCGAGGCGGATGTGCTGGCCTCAAGCTACGAGGTCGAGATTGCCGGCGTGCGGGTGAAGGCGGAAGCCTCGCTGGCGCCGATGTATGACCCCAAGTCGGAAAGGGTACGCGCATGA
- a CDS encoding isocitrate lyase/phosphoenolpyruvate mutase family protein — protein sequence MTTLAERHQRFHDLHQSGCFVIPNPWDIGSARMMAASGAVALATTSAGFAFTLGRPDMGRVTRDESLKHAEDLVRATPLPVSGDFENGFADAPEDVAETIRLAADVGLSGCSIEDTQMVDGNPAYGFDLAVDRIRAAADAARSLGRPFILCARADGVMNGVYDLDEAIRRIQAFEKAGADLLYVPVPPGAEELKRVVQSVAKPVNALAAGPLRQLTVPQLAAMGVRRISLGSMIARVTHAAIAEQMEAIVKDGSFAKLSAAASGDRINQMLVTGAGETDDM from the coding sequence ATGACCACGCTTGCCGAACGCCACCAGCGTTTTCACGACCTCCATCAGTCGGGTTGCTTCGTCATCCCGAACCCCTGGGATATCGGCTCCGCCCGCATGATGGCGGCGTCAGGGGCCGTGGCGCTCGCCACCACCTCCGCCGGTTTCGCCTTCACGCTCGGCCGGCCAGACATGGGCCGGGTGACACGCGACGAATCCTTGAAGCATGCGGAAGATCTCGTGCGCGCGACACCGCTCCCCGTCTCCGGCGATTTCGAGAACGGTTTTGCCGATGCGCCGGAGGATGTTGCCGAGACCATCCGGCTTGCCGCAGACGTCGGCCTTTCCGGCTGCTCGATCGAAGACACGCAGATGGTCGACGGCAATCCTGCCTATGGCTTCGATCTGGCCGTCGACCGCATCCGCGCTGCCGCCGATGCGGCCCGATCACTCGGCCGGCCCTTCATTCTCTGCGCGCGCGCCGACGGCGTGATGAACGGCGTCTACGATCTTGACGAGGCTATCCGGCGCATCCAGGCCTTCGAGAAGGCGGGCGCCGACCTGCTCTATGTGCCGGTGCCGCCGGGTGCCGAGGAACTGAAGCGCGTGGTGCAATCGGTCGCAAAGCCGGTCAATGCACTCGCCGCCGGGCCGTTGCGCCAGCTGACCGTGCCGCAACTGGCTGCCATGGGCGTGCGCCGCATCTCGCTCGGTTCGATGATCGCCCGCGTCACCCATGCGGCCATCGCCGAGCAGATGGAAGCCATCGTGAAGGATGGCAGTTTCGCAAAATTGTCCGCCGCTGCGTCGGGTGACCGGATCAACCAGATGCTTGTCACCGGCGCGGGGGAGACGGACGATATGTGA
- a CDS encoding Lrp/AsnC family transcriptional regulator, translating to MNELDEKDKLLLAALRADARKSLVELARHTGLSRSAVHERIRRLEAKGVIAGYTVRLGIDKERPGVEALIAIGFQQGRNCDHIVPHLTGIPNVVTCWSLAGQTDLMLLVECTSNAELDTVRRQIATTPGIATVQTHVSLRTHFDRRGG from the coding sequence ATGAACGAACTGGACGAGAAAGACAAACTGCTGCTGGCGGCCCTTCGCGCCGATGCACGAAAAAGCCTTGTGGAACTTGCGCGCCATACCGGGCTCTCCCGCAGCGCCGTGCACGAGCGAATCCGGCGGCTGGAAGCGAAGGGCGTGATCGCCGGCTACACGGTGCGGCTCGGTATCGACAAGGAGCGGCCGGGCGTGGAAGCGTTGATCGCCATCGGTTTCCAGCAGGGCCGCAACTGCGACCATATCGTGCCGCATCTCACCGGCATTCCGAATGTTGTGACATGCTGGTCACTCGCTGGCCAGACGGACCTGATGCTGCTCGTTGAATGCACGTCAAACGCCGAACTCGACACCGTTCGCCGGCAGATCGCAACGACGCCGGGGATTGCGACCGTGCAGACGCACGTCTCGCTGCGCACCCATTTCGACCGTCGCGGCGGCTGA
- a CDS encoding cysteine hydrolase family protein gives MPTIPENAVLIPIDMQRAFDAAPWPRRWNDRLDENGLALLAAWRDARRPIIHVRHDSVEPGSTLRPEAPGNALRPGFAPQAGEPLVTKSVNAAFIGTDLDLRLRRLGADTVVLFGISTDMCVSTSVRVGANMGYRVILVEDACDCFDLPDGEGGTIPARDVHRAHVATLRHEFATVLRTADLIAAV, from the coding sequence ATGCCCACCATACCGGAAAATGCCGTCCTGATCCCGATCGACATGCAGCGTGCCTTCGATGCCGCGCCCTGGCCGCGGCGCTGGAACGACCGACTGGATGAAAACGGCCTTGCCTTGCTTGCCGCCTGGCGGGACGCGAGGCGCCCGATCATCCATGTCCGCCATGACAGTGTCGAGCCGGGCTCGACGCTTCGGCCGGAGGCGCCGGGCAATGCGCTGCGACCCGGTTTTGCGCCGCAGGCCGGCGAACCGCTGGTGACGAAGAGTGTCAACGCCGCCTTCATCGGCACGGATCTCGATCTGCGCCTGCGCCGCCTCGGCGCGGACACGGTGGTGCTGTTCGGCATTTCGACGGATATGTGTGTGTCGACCAGCGTGCGCGTCGGCGCCAATATGGGCTACCGCGTCATCCTGGTTGAAGATGCCTGCGACTGCTTCGACCTGCCGGACGGCGAGGGCGGCACGATCCCGGCAAGGGATGTCCACCGCGCGCATGTCGCGACGCTCCGGCACGAATTCGCCACCGTGTTGCGGACGGCGGACCTTATCGCGGCCGTCTAG
- a CDS encoding ABC transporter substrate-binding protein, whose translation MTLRLFTLLASILLWAAFPARADVQYPLTVKDALGREVTIPAEPKAILLGSGFNLVALSLIHPDPVSLLAGWANDMKGDNPEIYARFKDKFPKIEEVPIIGDGITVSFETVLSLKADLAILANWQAETELGKQAITYLEQSGVPVVVVDFNSDALNNTAGNMRLLGQVLNREEQANAFADFYEARVRRIRDRVAQHPEPGPTVLMDAFPNPEKCCYAYGTGGLGAFIAITGSRNIAESLPAQGGIVSAEFIVAADPDAYIATASPGGTYSSFSIGPGVDPNEARETLARAVASPFLANLKAVKEQRVYGLWNFFNAVPLNILAAEAFAHWLRPDIFADIDPDQTLKEINERFAAVPFDGAYWISLKSK comes from the coding sequence ATGACCCTACGCCTCTTCACTCTCCTCGCCTCCATTCTGCTGTGGGCCGCCTTCCCCGCCCGCGCCGACGTGCAGTACCCGTTGACCGTGAAGGACGCGCTCGGCCGCGAGGTCACCATCCCGGCCGAACCGAAGGCGATCCTGCTCGGCAGCGGCTTCAACCTCGTTGCGCTCTCGCTTATCCATCCCGATCCGGTGAGCCTGCTCGCCGGCTGGGCCAATGACATGAAGGGCGACAACCCGGAAATCTACGCGCGCTTCAAGGACAAGTTCCCGAAAATCGAGGAGGTGCCGATCATCGGCGACGGCATCACGGTGTCGTTCGAGACCGTGCTGTCGCTCAAGGCGGACCTCGCCATCCTCGCCAACTGGCAGGCCGAAACCGAACTCGGCAAGCAGGCGATCACCTATCTCGAGCAAAGCGGCGTGCCCGTCGTCGTCGTCGATTTCAACAGCGACGCGCTGAACAACACTGCCGGCAACATGCGCCTGCTCGGCCAGGTGCTGAACCGGGAGGAACAGGCGAACGCCTTCGCCGACTTCTACGAGGCGCGCGTCAGGCGCATCCGCGATCGCGTCGCCCAGCATCCCGAGCCCGGCCCGACCGTGCTGATGGACGCCTTCCCGAACCCGGAAAAGTGCTGCTACGCCTACGGCACTGGCGGTCTCGGCGCCTTCATCGCCATCACCGGCAGCCGCAACATTGCTGAAAGCCTGCCGGCGCAGGGTGGCATCGTCAGCGCGGAGTTCATCGTCGCGGCCGATCCGGACGCCTATATCGCCACCGCCTCGCCGGGCGGCACCTACAGCTCGTTTTCGATCGGCCCCGGCGTCGATCCGAACGAAGCACGCGAGACACTCGCCCGCGCCGTCGCAAGCCCGTTCCTGGCGAACCTCAAGGCTGTGAAGGAACAGCGCGTCTACGGCCTCTGGAACTTCTTCAATGCCGTGCCGCTCAACATCCTTGCCGCGGAAGCCTTCGCGCATTGGCTGCGCCCGGATATCTTTGCCGATATCGATCCCGACCAGACACTGAAGGAAATCAACGAACGTTTCGCCGCCGTGCCCTTCGACGGCGCCTACTGGATCAGTCTCAAGTCAAAGTGA
- the fhuF gene encoding siderophore-iron reductase FhuF codes for MMLSSDLEGAMPLCDFLAGDGFAETLDRYAASHGNADRRAAASFWSLYYFSALTIPYVVARRAEMTLPIALEEMTIAIGEDGLPRAFGLPHEGDWSEGSDLVDLITPLVDCHLSRAVALLKEKSGIAPKLAWNNAAVYIDYAFNTTDRSPSEGDDHWPSRPLFDCPLLANGNRNPFHGCLRHELEAGAVHCRRKVCCLRYMLPGIPGCGELCALPELRKQ; via the coding sequence ATGATGCTCTCGTCGGACCTTGAGGGCGCCATGCCGCTTTGCGACTTTCTGGCCGGAGACGGCTTTGCCGAGACGCTCGACCGGTATGCGGCAAGCCACGGCAATGCCGACCGGCGGGCGGCGGCCTCCTTCTGGTCGCTTTACTATTTTTCCGCGCTGACGATCCCCTATGTCGTGGCGCGCCGGGCGGAGATGACGCTGCCGATCGCCCTGGAGGAGATGACCATCGCGATCGGCGAGGACGGCTTGCCGCGCGCCTTCGGCCTGCCGCATGAGGGAGACTGGAGCGAAGGCAGCGACCTCGTCGATCTCATCACGCCGCTGGTAGATTGCCACCTTTCCCGCGCTGTGGCCCTCCTCAAGGAAAAATCCGGCATCGCGCCGAAACTTGCCTGGAACAACGCCGCCGTCTACATCGACTACGCCTTCAACACGACCGATCGGTCGCCGTCCGAAGGCGACGACCATTGGCCGTCACGCCCGCTTTTCGACTGCCCGCTGCTTGCCAATGGCAACCGCAACCCTTTCCACGGCTGCCTGCGCCACGAATTGGAGGCCGGTGCCGTCCACTGTCGCCGCAAGGTCTGCTGCCTGCGCTACATGCTGCCCGGCATTCCGGGCTGCGGCGAACTCTGCGCCCTGCCGGAACTGAGAAAACAATGA